One window of Kineococcus endophyticus genomic DNA carries:
- the cmk gene encoding (d)CMP kinase, producing the protein MSVVTTALVVAVDGPSGSGKSSVSRAAAAALRVAFLDTGAMYRAVTWAVLEAGVDLSDAAAVAAHVRTVALVVGTDPQAPTVAAVVDGAEVDLTEAVRTDRVTANVSAVAAVQAVRQDLVLRQRTLIEAACVDPEPGREPGIVAEGRDITTVVAPDADVRILLTADESVRLARRARQDLGTADTDALEATRRGIVERDRVDSRTTAFTSAADGVVTVDSTALDFEGTVAAVLEVVERQARADRTGGPA; encoded by the coding sequence GTGTCCGTCGTGACCACCGCGCTGGTCGTCGCCGTCGACGGACCGTCCGGCAGCGGGAAGTCGAGCGTCAGCCGCGCCGCCGCCGCCGCGCTGCGCGTCGCGTTCCTCGACACCGGGGCGATGTACCGCGCCGTCACGTGGGCCGTGCTCGAGGCCGGGGTCGACCTGTCCGACGCCGCGGCCGTCGCCGCCCACGTGCGGACGGTCGCCCTCGTCGTGGGGACGGACCCGCAGGCGCCGACCGTGGCGGCCGTGGTGGACGGCGCCGAGGTCGACCTCACCGAGGCCGTGCGGACGGACCGGGTGACGGCGAACGTCAGCGCCGTGGCGGCCGTGCAGGCCGTCCGCCAGGACCTCGTGCTGCGCCAGCGCACCCTCATCGAGGCCGCCTGCGTCGACCCCGAGCCCGGCCGCGAGCCGGGGATCGTCGCCGAGGGCCGGGACATCACCACGGTCGTCGCGCCCGACGCCGACGTCCGCATCCTGCTGACGGCCGACGAGTCAGTCCGCCTCGCCCGCCGCGCCCGGCAGGACCTCGGGACGGCGGACACCGACGCCCTGGAGGCGACCCGGCGCGGCATCGTCGAGCGCGACCGCGTGGACTCCCGGACGACGGCCTTCACGTCGGCCGCCGACGGGGTCGTCACCGTGGACTCGACCGCGCTGGACTTCGAGGGGACCGTCGCGGCCGTGCTCGAGGTCGTCGAGCGCCAGGCGCGTGCGGACCGGACGGGGGGTCCCGCGTGA
- a CDS encoding lysophospholipid acyltransferase family protein: protein MKLRPHAAPAGGSLPGEPFAWTRGVGKVLAHGVWNSRVLGAENVPRTGPVLFAANHASIMDGPLLFGVTPRPAHFLVKSEMFTGSALNRFVGWSLLQAGQVPIDRTRGDRDALQSVLAVLAAGGAAGVFPEGTRGRGDAASVRSGIAWIALQSGAPVVPVACLGAHLPGEPRRSVPPVRRRLTFCFGEPFTVVKEPGVPGRVALAAAVEQVRVKLSGHVLDSLQRTGVQLPDDDAADELGLGEMASDDVPGGTR, encoded by the coding sequence GTGAAGCTGCGTCCCCACGCCGCCCCCGCCGGCGGTTCCCTCCCGGGCGAGCCGTTCGCCTGGACCCGCGGGGTCGGCAAGGTCCTCGCGCACGGCGTGTGGAACTCCCGCGTCCTGGGCGCGGAGAACGTGCCGCGGACCGGCCCGGTCCTCTTCGCCGCCAACCACGCCTCGATCATGGACGGGCCGCTGCTGTTCGGCGTCACCCCCAGGCCGGCGCACTTCCTCGTCAAGAGCGAGATGTTCACGGGGTCCGCGCTCAACCGGTTCGTGGGCTGGTCGCTGCTGCAGGCCGGGCAGGTCCCCATCGACCGCACCCGCGGTGACCGCGACGCCCTGCAGTCGGTGCTCGCGGTCCTCGCCGCCGGCGGCGCGGCGGGCGTGTTCCCCGAGGGCACCCGCGGGCGGGGCGACGCGGCGAGCGTGCGGTCCGGCATCGCCTGGATCGCGCTGCAGTCCGGTGCGCCCGTCGTCCCCGTGGCGTGCCTCGGCGCGCACCTGCCCGGTGAACCGCGCCGGTCCGTCCCGCCCGTGCGGCGCCGGCTGACGTTCTGCTTCGGCGAACCCTTCACGGTCGTCAAGGAACCCGGCGTCCCCGGCCGGGTCGCCCTCGCCGCCGCCGTCGAACAGGTGCGCGTCAAGCTCTCCGGTCACGTGCTGGACTCCCTGCAGCGCACCGGTGTCCAACTTCCCGATGACGACGCCGCCGACGAGCTCGGGCTCGGCGAGATGGCGTCCGACGACGTGCCAGGAGGCACCCGGTGA
- the der gene encoding ribosome biogenesis GTPase Der: MTPTDDPQEPFETHEAAPADELDENVGQALRVGLDEYDLSEEDVALLDADGMPLEDEEPAGPLPVLAVVGRPNVGKSTLVNRIIGRREAVVEDVPGVTRDRVAYPANWAGRDFTLVDTGGWEAKAEGLNLAVADQAELAIELADAVLFVVDGTVGATASDEHVVRLLRRSGRPVVLVANKVDGPRQESDAAALWSLGLGEPYPVSALHGRGTGDVLDAAVKVLPAVSAVGGGYAQQGGPRRVALLGRPNVGKSSMLNKLAGSERVVVHPTAGTTRDPVDELIELGGRTWRFVDTAGIRRRVHLTKGADFYASLRTQTALEKAEVAVVLVDASVPIAEQDIRIISTVVESGRAVVVAYNKWDLTDEERRHYLEREIEKELVQIPWAPRVNVSAQTGRHMEKLVPAIDTALESWETRIPTGRLNAFLGQIVAAHPHPVRGGKQPRILFGTQASTRPPRFVVFASGFLEAGYRRFIERRLREEFGFTGTPIELSVRVREKRKR, translated from the coding sequence GTGACCCCCACCGACGACCCGCAGGAACCCTTCGAGACCCACGAGGCCGCACCCGCGGACGAGCTGGACGAGAACGTCGGGCAGGCGCTGCGCGTCGGCCTCGACGAGTACGACCTGTCCGAGGAGGACGTCGCCCTCCTCGACGCCGACGGGATGCCGCTGGAGGACGAGGAACCCGCCGGGCCGCTGCCCGTGCTGGCCGTCGTCGGCCGCCCGAACGTGGGCAAGTCGACGCTCGTGAACCGCATCATCGGCCGCCGCGAGGCCGTCGTGGAGGACGTCCCCGGCGTCACCCGCGACCGCGTCGCGTACCCCGCGAACTGGGCCGGCCGCGACTTCACGCTCGTCGACACCGGCGGCTGGGAGGCCAAGGCCGAGGGGCTGAACCTCGCCGTCGCCGACCAGGCCGAGCTGGCCATCGAACTGGCCGACGCGGTCCTGTTCGTCGTGGACGGCACCGTCGGTGCCACCGCGAGCGACGAGCACGTCGTCCGGCTGCTGCGCCGTTCGGGTCGTCCCGTGGTGCTCGTGGCCAACAAGGTCGACGGACCGCGCCAGGAGTCCGACGCGGCCGCGCTGTGGTCCCTGGGCCTGGGCGAGCCGTACCCCGTCTCGGCCCTGCACGGGCGCGGCACGGGCGACGTCCTCGACGCCGCCGTGAAGGTCCTGCCCGCGGTCTCGGCCGTCGGTGGCGGGTACGCCCAGCAGGGTGGCCCCCGTCGCGTGGCGCTGCTGGGCCGCCCGAACGTCGGCAAGAGCTCGATGCTCAACAAGCTGGCCGGGTCCGAACGGGTGGTCGTGCACCCCACCGCGGGGACGACGCGCGACCCGGTCGACGAGCTCATCGAGCTCGGCGGCCGCACCTGGCGCTTCGTCGACACCGCGGGCATCCGGCGCCGAGTGCACCTCACCAAGGGCGCCGACTTCTACGCCTCGCTGCGCACGCAGACGGCGCTGGAGAAGGCCGAGGTGGCCGTGGTCCTCGTCGACGCCAGCGTCCCGATCGCCGAGCAGGACATCCGGATCATCTCGACCGTCGTGGAGTCCGGTCGCGCGGTCGTCGTGGCCTACAACAAGTGGGACCTCACCGACGAGGAGCGCCGGCACTACCTCGAGCGCGAGATCGAGAAGGAGCTCGTCCAGATCCCCTGGGCCCCCCGGGTGAACGTGTCGGCCCAGACGGGCCGGCACATGGAGAAGCTCGTCCCGGCGATCGACACGGCGCTGGAGTCCTGGGAGACCCGCATCCCCACGGGGCGCCTCAACGCCTTCCTCGGGCAGATCGTGGCCGCGCACCCGCACCCCGTGCGGGGCGGCAAGCAGCCGCGCATCCTCTTCGGCACGCAGGCCTCCACCCGGCCGCCGCGCTTCGTCGTGTTCGCCAGCGGGTTCCTCGAGGCCGGCTACCGCCGGTTCATCGAGCGCCGGCTGCGCGAGGAGTTCGGCTTCACCGGCACGCCGATCGAGCTGAGCGTGCGGGTGCGGGAGAAGCGCAAGCGATGA
- a CDS encoding TetR/AcrR family transcriptional regulator, protein MDARAQRSLERLSAAVLELAADKAPETLSVSEIARAAGVHRSTFYEHSDSPSTLLRAVLRDELDDARQRHLEGPADRDWSRAVAAVTREVLDHLERHRAVYLRSLASPADGTLRTLLAEHFRASILLLSERGVLHSPVRDVDLAARFVSEGTVGAVSVWLAQDERDPEAFLEAFAHLVPPWWPLRAAG, encoded by the coding sequence ATGGATGCGAGGGCGCAACGGAGCCTCGAACGCCTCTCGGCGGCGGTGCTGGAGCTGGCGGCGGACAAGGCGCCGGAGACCCTCTCGGTGAGTGAGATCGCCCGCGCCGCAGGCGTGCACCGCTCCACGTTCTACGAGCACAGCGACTCCCCCTCGACCCTGCTGCGGGCCGTCCTGCGCGACGAGCTCGACGACGCCCGGCAGCGCCACCTGGAGGGTCCGGCCGACCGCGACTGGTCCCGGGCGGTCGCCGCCGTCACCCGGGAGGTGCTGGACCACCTGGAACGGCACCGGGCCGTCTACCTGCGCAGCCTCGCCAGCCCGGCGGACGGGACGCTGCGCACGCTGCTGGCGGAGCACTTCCGCGCCTCGATCCTGCTGCTGTCCGAGCGCGGTGTCCTGCACTCCCCCGTCCGCGACGTCGACCTCGCGGCCCGGTTCGTCTCCGAGGGGACGGTCGGTGCCGTGTCGGTGTGGCTCGCCCAGGACGAGCGCGACCCCGAGGCGTTCCTCGAGGCCTTCGCCCACCTCGTGCCGCCGTGGTGGCCGCTGCGCGCGGCGGGCTGA
- a CDS encoding YnfA family protein has protein sequence MDVLRSVVLFLLAALLEIGGAWLVWQGLREHRGLLWVGAGVVALGLYGVVATLQPDASFGRILAAYGGVFVAGSLVWGAVVDGYRPDRWDVAGALVCLAGMGMIMYAPRSGA, from the coding sequence GTGGACGTGCTGCGCTCCGTCGTGCTCTTCCTCCTGGCGGCGCTGTTGGAGATCGGCGGGGCGTGGCTCGTCTGGCAGGGTCTGCGCGAGCACCGGGGCCTGCTGTGGGTCGGGGCGGGGGTCGTCGCGCTCGGGCTGTACGGCGTCGTCGCCACGCTGCAGCCGGACGCGTCCTTCGGGCGGATCCTGGCGGCCTACGGCGGGGTGTTCGTCGCCGGCTCGCTGGTCTGGGGCGCCGTCGTCGACGGGTACCGACCGGACCGCTGGGACGTCGCGGGAGCGCTCGTCTGCCTCGCCGGCATGGGGATGATCATGTACGCGCCGCGGTCCGGGGCCTGA
- a CDS encoding glycerol dehydrogenase yields the protein MSEPTTPPAPRVRSLLSPGRYVQGPGALARLGGHLADLGSTPVLVADDVVWGLVGHDVTASVQGAGLPVHRDVFRGLATAATIDRLVGVVRELGADVLVGVGGGSTLDSVKAAGHLAGIRWASVPTVASTDAPTSALAVVYTADGAFEEYRFFPRNPDLVLVDTQVVANAPAALLAAGVGDALATWLEARATAASGSTTMAGGAPTLAGTALARLSWDVLWDNALPALDAVRDHLVTPAVEKVVEANTLLSGLGFESGGLAAAHAVHNGLTAAPQAHGLAHGQKVNLGSVTQLVLEGAPTSEIRDFVEFTTRVGLPNTLTEVGLGVDDVDVLRAVAQAATVPGETIHSMPFPVRADDVVAALRSVERFSTRVRAEAGLPAPVRHVAPH from the coding sequence GTGTCCGAGCCGACCACCCCACCCGCCCCGCGCGTGCGCAGCCTCCTCAGCCCGGGCCGCTACGTGCAGGGCCCCGGCGCCCTCGCCCGCCTCGGCGGGCACCTCGCCGACCTGGGCTCCACGCCCGTCCTCGTCGCCGACGACGTGGTGTGGGGGCTCGTGGGCCACGACGTGACGGCCTCGGTGCAGGGCGCCGGGCTGCCGGTGCACCGCGACGTCTTCCGCGGCCTGGCGACGGCAGCCACGATCGACCGCCTCGTCGGCGTCGTCCGCGAGCTCGGCGCCGACGTCCTCGTCGGGGTGGGCGGCGGCAGCACGCTGGACTCCGTCAAGGCCGCGGGGCACCTGGCGGGCATCCGCTGGGCCAGCGTGCCGACGGTGGCCTCGACCGACGCGCCCACGTCGGCCCTCGCCGTCGTCTACACCGCCGACGGCGCGTTCGAGGAGTACCGGTTCTTCCCCCGCAACCCCGACCTCGTGCTCGTCGACACCCAGGTCGTCGCGAACGCCCCGGCGGCCCTGCTCGCAGCGGGGGTCGGCGACGCGCTCGCGACGTGGCTGGAGGCGCGCGCGACCGCTGCCTCGGGGTCGACGACGATGGCCGGCGGCGCGCCGACCCTGGCCGGCACCGCGCTCGCGCGCCTGTCGTGGGACGTGCTGTGGGACAACGCGTTGCCCGCCCTGGACGCCGTCCGCGACCACCTGGTGACCCCGGCCGTGGAGAAGGTCGTCGAGGCCAACACGCTGCTGTCCGGGCTCGGGTTCGAGTCCGGTGGCCTGGCCGCCGCCCACGCCGTCCACAACGGGCTGACGGCGGCCCCGCAGGCGCACGGCCTCGCGCACGGGCAGAAGGTGAACCTCGGGTCGGTGACGCAGCTCGTGCTGGAGGGCGCCCCGACGAGCGAGATCCGCGACTTCGTCGAGTTCACGACCCGGGTGGGGCTGCCGAACACCCTGACCGAGGTGGGCCTGGGCGTCGACGACGTGGACGTGCTGCGGGCGGTCGCGCAGGCCGCGACGGTGCCGGGCGAGACGATCCACAGCATGCCGTTCCCCGTCCGCGCCGACGACGTGGTCGCCGCGCTGCGGTCGGTCGAGCGCTTCTCCACCCGGGTGCGCGCCGAGGCCGGCCTGCCCGCCCCCGTCCGCCACGTCGCACCGCACTGA